Within the Cydia strobilella chromosome 25, ilCydStro3.1, whole genome shotgun sequence genome, the region TCATGCAACgaatgtcatcttggctagcccCCCGTAAACCTTAAGATAACAGTGGACGTCCGTTTCTCCATAAACAAACGTAATCCCCATTTTCCTGAACCTTCCCATTTTCCTCGCTGGATATTGACAATATGgaagatatttttataaaattgtataataaagtcGATCTCTTTATCACGGAGAAGACTTGatgaaaataaactttaattgaAATGGCGGACAATTACGAAGGTTATTGAATCGTTCGGCAGATGGCGCGGCGCGGCAAAgggatttttgtttttgtgcgTACGCGCCATATCGATCGTTAGCTTAAGGTTACCTGCACACTGGAggaaagatttatttgtttaaagtcacTATTATTTGAAATATCTTACCCCTCTTGAAAAACCCTTTTAATCTTACCGCAACGCACCTTAttcgtaccaaagatagatataactccgtaatagatggatacagtctaaggaaaaaacgtgcctcgaaaatcaagagaatttgattctcgatcagagagcgctattagctttggcctactgtcgtatagatggcgttgacggtttcgtttgttatttaacaattttaacgcacatcagtgaaggaacatgggtcaaaatcataaaaataatttaatgcaaataaaaaaaatcatttatccatatttaaatacattttatcgtatttttataaatcttcatttttagttttaaggtgtgttgatagatggcagtgaatttactggggttacaaaatttactatgacagtaccgctctatcttattatatcctctttgctcgtACTAATGTTCCATGTCATGTcaatttggaaaataaatatatttgtatttgtaaatatactagtggctctgtgagctgtagacttcGCGAGCATAAAGctcggttcacatttgtctgtcgtgtcgtgttgtgttgtgttgtgacgcATCTAACGGCAATCGGTTTCATGCACAGAACATAGTAAAGAGGTTAGAATAGAAGAACCGTTGTCGCCGCTCGGTCCCCTCCACTTACGCTTACCGGTGAAAGGATATGCCTCCTTTAGACAGATTTGATGTGATTTGATGTCTGGCTTCTTAATCTGCACGTTATTATGACCATAAGGCATGTTTACTTCGTTTAAAAAACCGCGGTGAGCGCCCAGGGCTTGTATGGGCTTGCGAGCGTTTGCTCAAAACCGCGCGGCGACACGTACCTGACGTACCCTGCTCGCATCGATATTCTAATCTTATTATACTGTTCTGTGGTTTCATgcatttaatatgattgcgtgcacatttgtctgacgcagcgtgcatcacgacacgtcagacaaatgtgaacgcaaccatattaaacatatgaaaccgatatgcgtcacgacacaacacaacacgacacgacagacaaatgtgaaccgggctacCTTAAAACTGAACaaaaaattcacaaaataatgaatcgacaaaaaatatatataaccaTCGAACCAGCTCACAAAATCTCACAAGAAtcagttgagaattgcgacctgtagaggagaacattcggacatacgaaagcatttttgcccaagctgaaacggagaccttcgctgacgctcgGTCAATTACTTCTGCATCTCCCCGCAGTTGTATTAATATGCCTCTATTGACTGTTCTCTAGAGTCTAGACCAATGAAAACGAGTGACTGATCCGTTTTTCGTATTTAAAGAGTCAATTCATTTACAAGCCTTACCAAAGacttatgtaactccgtataagatgaataaagatGATGAGTAAAtgtgattctcgcacagatggcgctaccaccaataccaacctttggcctattctcggctagatggtgttgatggtttcgtttcttatttaacttttaacacatatcagtaaaagaacatgggtcaaaatcatataaatataatatacaaataaaaaatcatttatacatacatatatgtatatatacattttttatatttatttttagtttgtcgatagatggcagtgagtttactgcgactacaaaatttactatgacagtacccctctatcctatatattatcTTTGCCCTTACTGATGTTActaatcaatttgtataatatcCCCACAAATACATACTAGATTTTTCGCTAGAACTTGTTTAATAACAACAACAGTATGGCAGTATGTAATAAGAACTTATctaaagcccgaccagaaatatatatatgatcattgtcaagagggcgctgttattcccaatgtatgtggtgacagttcagtttagtatgaaaaatttagttccaatgaaattccgcaatatgacgcgtgatcatatattactggtcaggctttactcaTTTTCATTGCTGCAAGCAGGGTTTCATGTTAAActtcgaaaataaaataataacacaaaaaagccttttactctttttattttgacaaaagaaattaaTTCACTTTTTTTCTTATCCACTTTCCTTATAATTCAATAGTTATAAAGTAATTAAACTATctacttatatttatatgtatacttcATTTCTctatataatacaaaatatatttacaatttctCCCCGTAATGTCCcatatagaataaatattttagtctattcaaaatataaaatacacatttatattttcaaaatataagaACACATCAATGTTATTATGtacatgtttaattttatatacgacatataataattgcctaacagataatttaaaaatataaatatgtattttgcaTAAAAACATTGAAACAATTGAGCAATTGAAATTACCTACATGATTTTAtttcttcatacaaattgtttttttattattctagcGTGAAATATATTTGTAAAAGTGTGTTTCGAATAgactaaaatattgaaattgcagtagaaattaaaaaataaaatttatagcttaaataaaaaaaggttgcattcagaacacaatttttgcacaaacactgtaataaattaattaattttagatcAAAACAATATTGttctataaaaacttaaaattatttatcacAAAGGACTGGTTTGTGTCGCTTGTTTAATGGATActctatataaataaaatgtattaaagctcattttttgttcaaaataagagcattttcaaaaaagtgcaggaatgtataatttttcaatgctcaatttacagtaaaaaaatattttttatacatataatatatagtcaTGTGGGGTAAAAGTAACACAGTTCATTTTACTCGGGGCAAGAGTAGTATGAGGATTCCCTACAAGTGTCTCTTGCCCCagtatttctcttaccccatctGACCTTACTGCGAATTATTATGCAAATATTCATGATGCAGGAAGGATTTAATTTATGTACAATATTGCAATTAAATTGAGTGTTcttaaaacaattaattcttGGTAAAATCTTGGagggaattaaaaaaattggaatagtTTATTGTAGACacatcagaatcagaatctGTGACATCtccattttttgtatttttcctaCAATTTCGACAATTTTGCAAACGTCAAATACGAAAATAAATCTTTAGCTTGATATTTAAAAGCATTAAAAACTtacaaaagtttttatttatttccaaaataaaaTGGCATTTGATaataggaactattatttattatatttgacgtaagacaaaataaataaaaacaccaaaatgaaaaattgtagTAAAAACACAATTGCCCAATAACATGTAcaaataacctttttttttaacaattacaTCTTATCTTtagttaattataaaaatttacaatgatTTTTAGTTGAttctattaaataattttcttaaaGTTAGAGTTGGTTGTGCCGATACAAGTAATTCACATTTACAGCTCTCGTGCGTTAAAAATGACATAACTGTCATTTTAACTTGACAGGTAAGTCCGCCATTTTGTAGCgggcgccattttgaatttcacTATCGTGAACTTGCGTTCCCAGAGAGCTGTTACACTGCAGGCCATACCCTGTGGACAACAAGAAattgatattaatattttttacaataggtaCAATACTCTTTTTTGCACTCTCTGACAATACATGTACAGGAAAATAAACAATGACAATTGAGTGGctgtaacaacaggcggtcttattgcTTAAACCTTTCGTATGTTGTTGTCAAAAATTTGCCATTTATATACcatgacaacttcatgtttaagttgaattatatatggagcagatatGCTCCTATACTCTGTAtccttaggtatttaaataaaagtaaacaaaatctaccctcaaatggctcCTTAAGCCAGTTGAGGTTGAGGGTAGTTGAAAACATTACATGATCGAATAATGTAGGTTAAAGTCAGGTCGTTCAGTGACAGATCCAAgcgtttgacatgatgccaacggccgctttctatcaccgcaccgcccgccatcggcagggttttcatcctcacaccctagcacctaaatggtcgcgtactgtgcggtttaagaggaatttcctcccgcgtacgcttcggctgtggaatgagctccctgccgaggttttcccgaggggctacagtatggggttcttcaaaaaaggagtgtacaggtgaaagggtcggcaacgcgcgtgtaatatctccggtgttgcaggcgtccataggctacggtaactgcttaccatcaggcgggccgtaggcttgattgccaccgacgtggtataaaaaaagcgGTTTTGAATTTGGTTGGTTAACCAATAAATGCTATAACTACCCGAAAATGtacaaattgtttgtttacttttatttaaatacctaaagatacagagtataggcataccaaaggttaagagtgatctcttccagacaaccttagttAGTTTGGGttttaatcaaaattatttattgaaatttctGGTATTCAGATTAATCtgctacagaaaaaaaaaggggaagatttcttttgtttttaatcaatatatttttatggcaacaatagaaaaactaaaaataagaataaattaacAAACAAGTATTTTTCCTAAATGGATGATGAATGATTTCGATGtgttaactttaattttttttttatttagtacacTTTGTACAGGTTTATGTGTTCAGTGGTCAAAAAATCAAGAACTTAATAACTTAAGccttatagttttatttttattttatttacaatgacGAATGTGCCGTAAACTTTACAAAAATGCGAAATATACACATGGAagaatttcataaaattttcatatttttgtacaAGGATCAAAATCTTTCTAAAATGAAAGCTCGAAATTTTCCTGTGAAAATCTAAAATTTACGAGAAATTTTCTACCTTTTTGGAAATTTCCCGTAATTTGCACATctctatttacaatatttaaaaaacttacCTATTTATTGAATATCAGCATCAGTCTGAGATGTGTCCTTGAGTTACTGTCAGCAATAGTTCGAATAATACTGCAACTGCATCGGACTGCAATAAAAAAGGAGAGCTATACTTGCCAGGGTCCGACTGCTAGTACTGCTAGTAACAGTAATAGTACTGCTAGTACTAGTAATGATAGTACTAATACTGCTAATAACAGTAATAGTACTGCTAGTACTAGTAATActagtgctagtactagtaatGTTAGTAGCAGTAGGACAATCCGTGCGTTGAAAGCTTGCTATAGgcatttttgtaataatatcaatattttgaaattacacAGTTTTTGTCTATTTAATTCAACTCATGATGCATATGAGTattgatgtaataataataaaaaattgaaaaatattcccttatttattttttacattgtgtttactagtccatctactgggccttactgataatcagcgtcgcggagtgtgccatgttggctcacaccgtgacaccaagctgagtaaggaccatttagcgcaacctcattctgtttaattatttctagttttagtcttgttatgtcgtgctaataaatgctttttctttcttcttctttctttctttctaaaatATTTGGCAGACAAATAATTATGGTAGAATttcaagaaaatatgtattactgtgtacattttttttactttgctaTGTACATTATCTAAGTTGTGCATTAGacggaaaaacattaaatacatatatgtgtgtgtgtcatATATGTGTGGGCTTTGATTTACATGAAAACTACTCTTGTTAAAAACggtcatatttaaaaacaaggCAAGTTCGaaatataagtaatttataaaatagaagCTGTCAactgaaaaatacaaaataatggtactacaatttataaaacaaaacatacGTAAAATGTACCGACTGTATATTTTAtaagttctttaaaatataCGAATAACTGCTTTACGTTACTCATGACAACGCTATGAATTCTTTGTATTAAGCTGAGCattcaaaaaaaaggaaaattttaCCGCCTCTAGCGAGATTCGAACTCGCGACACCTAGATACCAGCTAGCTGGTCTTACGGCGATTCATtccattttctctttttttcaaaagttgtccaatcaaaaaaatgtaaattagacTAGTCAGTGCCCAGCAGTGCCTAGCCAGCTTCCATCGCATAAACTGCTCCATGACTGGGCACGACGATGTCGTTTGACTTCATACTTCACTTAGATCTAACCCATATATGGCCATAGGTTCTTTTTTGACCTAGTGAAAAAATCTGACCGCTTAAGAGACTGAAACCTCAAGGAGTTCAGACCAAACTAGTTCAGGGCATATTTGGGTTAAGAGTTGTTATTATATTGATCACACTTACTTGATGGCGCTGTGATGGTTTGCAGAACTTTCCTGTCTTCTCTTGATATCTACAGATTTAGGTACACTAGGGTACGGGGGATAGGTAGgacttaggtatttaatttaccaTATTCGTATCAAATCGAACAGTTGTTTCAGAAGTCAACTATTGATCTATAACGTAAGTTctatatatataaggtgctTTGAATTCTTACCAGCcttaggcgccattcatttattaagtaagacgatttttgctagattttgaccccctcccatccttatgtaagaaaaaataagaaaaggccGAACCCCTTCCCCCcggtttaatattaattaaattaaatattaatatttattaggtacGTAAAAATCTACAGGgaaaaaataatacacattgggtttgatttaattttgatCTTCAACGAAACAATTTTTGGAATGTTTATTTTGTACCTACtggtattaaaattatttttttttgataataatcaactttgtttaaattttaaagtttttttaatcgGCGCTGGCGCGGATTCACGCGCTTTTTAAAAGTATTATCTTAACTTGCACATTTTTGTGACccctgtaagaaaaaataagatatgGTCCCCCCCCTAAATCTTCTTACGTactaaatgaatggcgcctaacGGCGACAGCCGACATTTTGATACCAGGAAAATGTTAGAGCTGTATGTTCTTTATAATGTTTTAAGAATAAACTTACTTTAGGAATCAGACTTCATTCTGATTCTATGACGATGATTGTACCTTAAAAGGTAAAGGGACTTAACTCACGACTTGATGGATATCAATCTGCCTCAAGATAGTTGATGGTGCTTCCAAAAGTTCGTTTAGAAGTTCCAGGTCAAGTAAATTTTATACTAATACCTGATATATTTACAGAATTGTGAGTAGAAGGTAGAAACTTACGTAAAAAGTGCCTCCAGAAGTGCATCCAGAAGTTCCAGGTCAAATAGATTTAATACCTGATATATTTACAGACTGGTGAGTAAATAACTTACGTCAAAAGTGCCTCCAGAATTTcatccaggtgttccaggtcatCGATTTTTCGAATGCGtagtttattacttattaatggTTATATGGTATAAACTCACGTCAAAAGTCCAGGGTTCGCGTCAGTTTGGTACCACGAGTACTGGGGTACGTAGGGGGGGTGGGGCTGCGGCGCCCCCTGGTGGTGgagcgcgtgcgcgtgcgcgcctTTCATGTCCCACGGGCCGGGCGGCGCGCCCTGTTGAAGAGAAAAAGGGTTAGTTTATGATCGATGCAATTGTCATTAGCTAGGGATACCTATACGTCGTGAGTAAATCTCTATCAGGTCCTCTTTTTAACTTTTCAAGCTCTGCGTTGTTTCTCTATACctatatgaataaaatataatatctaaTACATTCCAACGGAACTTTTTCCAAGGAAGATGGGATGGGGAAGGCctcttctccatacaaacgtagtcgtcattttcctctctggatattgacatgtaaaaacattttatcaaaTTTCATGTAGCTTTCCCCCtacgtttgaatttttttgattattaaaaaaattaggagcgtaaaacagatttcatagtaatttttaaatgctaacttttataataattaaaaattcgaacgtaggggcatagctgtgattggcttacaacaaattgtgtcaaaatattttcaataatgttaatatccagagaggaaaatgaggactacgtttgtatgaaaaggcgattttcGTCTTACTTATAATGTTCATCCTTGACTCAATTACCCCCAGTCTCTTGTTTGAccaaatttaaagaaatatacTATTCCCGTTCTTAAGTAACTAATGtagttcataaaaataataatgtaatagtGTTAAGTAGAATTTAGATAGGTTTAAGTTTAGGTTAAGTGTACATTTGCATGCTAACTATGCTAGTTAGTGCAGAAATATGTTATCTATACCATCtcattgtaccatattttaagcaaataaagaatatttattatttattatttatttatttataaaacaaatacaattttCAGCTTATTACTTCCCCAGTGGTCCTCCAGTCCTGATTTGAAACACAAACCCAAATCATCTAATTGCATGGCATGAACCTTTTACGATATTGAGCGGGTGTGGCGCCGCGCCTtgcattatataaattaaattctttagaTCCTTATCTAtgtaagtttttatatattatgataTTGAGCCAAAAAACTGAACCGACAAAAACAtactaatagtacattatgatacaagtgttctaagttggtcattacacacgaggcgatattgtgcgcgcgagctgtaagcgagcgcgcaataagaaagccgatgtgtgtaatgaccaatgcacacgcgtttcatacgacgtttttcaacacacttgcgagaaaaaaataaactttcatattaatcaaattttaatagttaaaacagtattgtgtgttgcatctgtcatactgccggccggccctcgccccggccgcgggccgcgcaccgcgcaggcggtcgggcgcgtcggtgcccgccagtctgaccaattaaagaaggctccctttccatgcatattattagcaatcagttaccttcttaactcagtcggataatataatgaaaaagcgcgagtggaataatacactgaaagagcacgcgtgtttaatatctaggattatgagccaaaaatcggtggaataaaaacgtcgttttgagcaagtgtgttgaaaatttaattatcGAACCAGAGGCACAGAATTGACAGAAtaatactaggtacagaagattcactccctaacaaaacgcgactactaggtgcaaggcggcgcaagcgcgtgcacgcgtccgttccatagcggtgtgcggcaattactatggcaaaacctcataattgaggcggccgcaagtacttgtagcgacgcgacgaaatcgcggagtgagataCGCctgtcagagggcctaccgcgaacctcgttctacgtgttgcctctctgtcgcacttgttacatacttatttattgaatttattgCATACATTTTACTATAAAAAGTGAAGTATCATTTTGCATTTGTTTTATCACTTTAAGAAATGCGATATCTCATAAAAGAGTTAACAGAGTTAACAGAGTTTTATTATCTAAAGCCCTcttcatattttattgttttgaaaaaaatcatattaaatatgTAGTGCTCATATTACCTACTACATTCGTAGGTTCTTGAAGGGATCTCGTAAGTAATAAAGTTCACGACACAGTAAACAAGAAATTTGAAAGTGcaacgaaattttaaaggaaaataatttGGATGATAAATGTTgggaatttaaaaaagttacctAGTTTAAAATCGAGTGACTGGTTCTCTCTGTAGCTTGATTTTAATTTACCCGATATTTACACATTAACTAAAACTAAGACCTATTCAGAAAAAGTTCCTAAagcgtttaaaataaaatatcttgaaattataaagtaatataaAGCTTCATCAAGGACTTTTTAAAATCCAACCTATAAAAATGGAATTGGGGTTGAACATTTTTAACGACTACCTGGATGGATTaacattgattttgacatttgcagctCTGTAGCAAACAGCAATGTAGGGCTGCGTTACTGCAGTACTGTTAGTTGGAATTAGAGCGCCAAGTTGGATAGCCTTAGCGAGGTGTTGCTAGCGAATCAGGCACAATTTATGAAAGTATGCCGGTCTAAGATGCCATGAGATTGGTATAACTAATGGTACTTACGTATCCGACCCTCGGGTCCCACGACTGCTGGTGAGGTGGTTTGACGTCGCACGACGCGCCGTCCGGCGACCGTCCTGCCGATGGCTGTAACAATACATTTACATAAGAATTCGGTGTATAAGTAAAAGAAATGCAAGCCATTCGTAGCTCTtatacatctgtatatacaatttatggATTGTaacccacaataaaaaaggagaAAATTATTCACATTTAAGCTCTAATAGGTTTGAAATAAAGCATCTGACCCTGAAATGACTGTGTTAAATTACTGCGCGTAACATCTCAGCGGGGATCGTTCAGTGACGGTACACAAACATGGTTTGTCACCTTAATGTCCAAGACTGACTGTGACTTTTTATCCACGACGTCTCCATAGGCAGGCTAAGAGACAACTCGAAGATGGAGGAGACTTGCCGGGAATGCTCTGGTTTTAGGTGCTATAATCAACTACCTTAACGTCCCAAGCTGTCTGCGGAAGCTGTTTCACATCCCATGATGTTTTCGTGGGAGACAGTCCAGGAGATAGCTCAGAGACGGGGATAGTGAGTAAGTATATTCGACTGTTTTGTGGTGCCATGGTCAGGATTTTTTATTTGGTCCCGCGATCAGGATTACCTACTTTAACGTCACAATTTGGATGTGGAGGCTGCTTCACATCCCTTGGCATTCCCGTGGGTTACAGTCCAGGGGATACCCCTGACATGGGAGTAGAGTTCGGGGTGGCGGTTGTTCTAGTGGTGCCGTGACCAAGATATCGACCTACCTTAACGTCCCAATTTGGTTGTGGGGGCTGCTTCACGTCCCATGGCGTCCCCGTGGGGGATAGCCCTGGGGACAGCTCAGAGACGGGGGTGGAGCTCGGGGTGGGCGAGTGCGCCTGCGCGGCGCCTGCGTACGCGCCGGGAGAGTGTTGCGAGCCGGACGagctgccgccgccgcctgtAAAGATAGTATACATTAGAGTCTGTgcagaaagagaagagtcgtggaatgtaaagGAATCAATACATTCTATATGACTCTTCACTTTCCCCACAGACTAATAATTGTGTTACAGCGAGGTAAATAGGTAATGGATACAGCGCTGTCGATGGTTGAGTTGATAAGAATTGTGGAGGGCTGGTTTGTTTACTAGCGAGTTCCTTAGTCGGCAGACAGTGATAAGGTcccttgtttgacataattattgaaagtcataattacCGTTAacctttcaggattttcgtaggGATATCCCATAGATAggttttgttttatggcaatcctgaaaagttacacgtttctgagaaaaaccaagttatgactaacgaaaatgtggacaaacaatacattatgacttaaaacttcaTGGGAAACAATATAGCCCCTGCGACATTACATGCCCGTGAGATAACTGGGCTATGGATACTGGCCATTTTGTTTAaggttattttttatagttcaaATTCTATTAACTATTCAATAATTTGAATTGAAAATTGAGATCTGCGTATAGCATTAGATGGATGGATTCGATTTGATTTCGAAATTCGACAGTTAGTTTGCTATACTATATATTCAATGAAGGTCAGAATGACAGGCCAGCAAAACTTTTTTCTTAACTCACCATGTAATAATTGGTTGTTGCTGGGCGGGCTCGCGGGCGGGAGCCCTAGGCCCGGCGGCGGAGCCCCCACCTGCGCCGCCTTCATCATCTTCTTGTACTTGCTGCGGCGATTTTGGAACCAGATCTTCACCTGTTGACAAATTGTCATTTAAGAACAGTTTTTAGAATGATACAACTTTTtaggaacaattttttttaaatagtcacactactatataggtAATCAAAGTTACCGATGTTTCAAAAGCAAAAAATGATTAATATTAATACGATTGATACCCTGAATTACACAACATAAATTACTGTAAATTACAAGTGTAGGGTAGGTAAGAGTTTCACTTAAACGTCAATGTCAATGACACTTTTTTATTCACAGGTACTTATACCTTATACATATAGGTGCATACATTTACTGAGTTCATTCGAAATTG harbors:
- the LOC134752850 gene encoding homeotic protein distal-less isoform X2, whose product is MTTQEALDHHHHLGSQTPHDQNSANSTPTNVSSKSAFIELQQHGYGFKGGYQHPHHFGSPGGQQNPHEASGFPSPRSLGYPFPPMHQNTYGYHLGSYAPQCSSPPKDEKCGLSDDPGLRVNGKGKKMRKPRTIYSSLQLQQLNRRFQRTQYLALPERAELAASLGLTQTQVKIWFQNRRSKYKKMMKAAQVGAPPPGLGLPPASPPSNNQLLHGGGGSSSGSQHSPGAYAGAAQAHSPTPSSTPVSELSPGLSPTGTPWDVKQPPQPNWDVKPSAGRSPDGASCDVKPPHQQSWDPRVGYGAPPGPWDMKGAHAHALHHQGAPQPHPPYVPQYSWYQTDANPGLLTVWPAV
- the LOC134752850 gene encoding homeotic protein distal-less isoform X1, with the protein product MTTQEALDHHHHLGSQTPHDQNSANSTPTNVSSKSAFIELQQHGYGFKGGYQHPHHFGSPGGQQNPHEASGFPSPRSLGYPFPPMHQNTYGYHLGSYAPQCSSPPKDEKCGLSDDPGLRVNGKGKKMRKPRTIYSSLQLQQLNRRFQRTQYLALPERAELAASLGLTQTQVKIWFQNRRSKYKKMMKAAQVGAPPPGLGLPPASPPSNNQLLHGGGGSSSGSQHSPGAYAGAAQAHSPTPSSTPVSELSPGLSPTGTPWDVKQPPQPNWDVKPSAGRSPDGASCDVKPPHQQSWDPRVGYGAPPGPWDMKGAHAHALHHQGAPQPHPPYVPQYSWYQTDANPGLLTPMQLQYYSNYC